The following proteins are co-located in the Bosea sp. AS-1 genome:
- the rpoH gene encoding RNA polymerase sigma factor RpoH, translating into MASASLPVLSAEGGLSRYLDEIRKFPMLEPSEEYMLAKRWREHGDRDAAHKLVTSHLRLVAKIAMGYRGYGLPIGEVVSEGNVGLMQAVKRFEPDKGFRLATYAMWWIKASIQEYILRSWSLVKMGTTANQKKLFFNLRKAKSKIAALGDGDLRPDQVKQIATKLGVNEQDVVDMNRRLGGDASLNTPLREDGEGEWQDWLVDDSDSQESRLAESEESSNRHMALREALDVLNPRERRIFEARRLAEDPITLEELSEEFGVSRERVRQIEVRAFEKVQEAVKKAITRIEAPSAALPAA; encoded by the coding sequence ATGGCGAGTGCTTCGCTGCCTGTCCTGTCCGCGGAAGGCGGACTCTCACGTTATCTCGATGAAATCCGCAAGTTCCCGATGCTGGAACCGAGCGAGGAATACATGCTGGCGAAACGCTGGCGCGAGCATGGCGACCGCGATGCGGCGCACAAGCTCGTCACCTCGCATCTTCGTCTCGTCGCCAAGATTGCCATGGGCTATCGCGGCTACGGCCTGCCGATCGGCGAAGTCGTCTCCGAAGGCAATGTCGGCCTGATGCAGGCGGTCAAGCGCTTCGAGCCCGACAAGGGCTTCCGGCTGGCGACCTATGCGATGTGGTGGATCAAGGCCTCGATCCAGGAATACATTCTGCGATCCTGGTCGCTGGTGAAGATGGGCACCACGGCCAACCAGAAAAAGCTGTTCTTCAACCTGCGCAAGGCCAAGAGCAAGATCGCGGCTCTGGGCGACGGCGATTTGCGGCCCGATCAGGTCAAGCAGATCGCGACCAAGCTCGGCGTCAACGAGCAGGACGTGGTCGACATGAATCGCCGCCTCGGCGGCGACGCATCGCTCAACACGCCATTGCGTGAAGACGGCGAAGGTGAGTGGCAGGATTGGCTGGTCGACGATTCGGACAGCCAGGAGAGCCGCCTCGCCGAGTCCGAGGAGAGCAGCAACCGCCACATGGCACTGCGCGAGGCGCTCGACGTATTGAACCCGCGTGAGCGACGCATCTTCGAGGCGCGCCGCCTTGCCGAGGACCCGATCACCCTCGAGGAGCTTTCCGAGGAGTTCGGCGTCTCGCGCGAACGCGTCCGCCAGATCGAGGTCCGCGCCTTCGAGAAGGTGCAGGAGGCGGTGAAGAAGGCGATCACCCGGATTGAGGCGCCGAGCGCGGCGCTGCCGGCCGCCTGA